The sequence below is a genomic window from Deinococcus terrestris.
AGCATCTGGAAGCGGCCCGGAAAGCGCAGCCGCGCCATCGCGTAGCCGGAGGTGGTCGAGAGCAGGATCGCCAGCACCCCCGTCAGGCCCGAGACCAGCATGGTATTGCGCACCGACAGCACGAAGCGGCTCTCGTTGTCGGGGCCGGTGAACTGCGCCGGGGTCATGAAGATCACCAGCAGCGCGAGCGCCCCGATCAGGGCGTACATCGCCCACGACCGGGCGCGGCTCAGGCCCGCGTTCTCGCGGCCCAGGCGACCGGCCAGCGCGAACAGCAGCACCGCCGCCAGCGCCGCCCCCACGATGCCTGCCAGCAGCAGTTGCCAGCCCGGCAGCGTGATGCCGTTAAAGAGCCGGGTGAAGTTCTCCAGGCTCAGCACGTCCAGGTTGGGCAGCAGGCCCGAGCGGTAGAGAATGTTCGGGTTCTCGAAATCCGGGAAGGCGAAGAGGCTGTTGCGCGGATCGAAGGCGGCCAGCAGCACGTAGAAGAGGGGATAGATCGCCACCAGCACAACCAGGATCAGGAACAGGTGCGTGAGCTGATCGCCCAGCACGGCGAGGTAGCTGATGCGGCGCCCGGTGCGGGCCTGCCCGATACGTTGCCCGATCAGGCTGGTCAGGGCCAGCACGCCGCTCGCCGCCAGCAGGAAGAGCAGGAAGCGCACCCAGCCGTTTTCCACGAAATAGATCGTGAAGCTGCGCTGCCGGTCTTGCATGCTCTGCACGAGGTAATAGGCCAGCACGCCGAAACCGACTAGCAGCGCGGCCAGCGCCAGCCAGGGCAGGGCGCGGCGCAGAAAGCTAGGCTCCTTATGGACGTAGCCGCCGGGCGGCAGATTCTGGTCACGGGGCGCCGTGGTCATCGCCGGGCCTCCTCAAAGACCCCAGCCGCCTTGAAGTTCACCAGACTGATGGCGAGGGTCAGGAAAAAGACGATCAGCGCGATGGCGCTGGCCAGGGCGTAGTTTTGCCCCCCGCTGGCCGCGAAGGCCGTGTTGTAGCCCCACGACAGCAGAATGTCGGTGCTCTGCGCCGTGGCGTCACGGCCTTCTTGGGTCGGCCCGCCCTGGGTGAGCAGATAAATGATGCCGAAGTTGTTGAAGTTGAAGGCGAATCCCGACAGCAGAATCGGCGTGAACGAGTTACGCAGCAGGGGCAGCGTGATGTTCTGGATCTGCTGCCAGCGGCTCGCGCCGTCGATGCTGGCCGCCTCGTAGAGATCGTCGTTGATGGTCGCCAGCGCACTGATGGTGGCCGTCATCATGTACGGAAAGCCCAGCCACAGGTTGACCAGCAGCACGCTGATCTTGGCCCACAGCGGGTCACCCAGCCAGGGAATCGCCGCGATGCCCAGCAGGCCCAGCGACTTGTTCACGATGCCGAACTGCTGGTTGAGCAGCGCCTTCCACATCTGCACGCTGATCACCGCTGGAATCGCCCAGGGCAAGAACAGCAGCGTGCGGTAGATGTTGCGGCCCTTGAGCCGCTTGTTGTAGAGCAGGATGCCCAAGATCAGCCCGGCGATGGCATTGATCACCACCGTGGAAAAGGCGAACACCACCGTCCACACGAAGACCGGCCACAGCGCACTGCTCGCCCGTGCGAAGATCTCGCGGAAGTTGGCGAGCCCCACAAACTCGTAGCGGTTGAGGCGCGTCACACTGACGGGCTGGAACGTCTCTGCGACGGGGGCGGTCAGGGTGACGCTGCGGCCCTCCACCGAGGCGATCTGTGCCCGTACGGGCGTGGAGGCGTCCTCGTCGTACAGCACCGCCGTGTCGCCCACACAATTGGGGTTGGCGCAGCGCAGGAACTCCGCCAACGAGTCCCCCTCGGGAATCTCGGCCAGCGTCAGGGTCCGGCGGTCCGGCGAGAGCGCGGCTTCCGTCCGCACGCCGGTGTCCGGGTTGCCGCTGTTCTGCCCGCTGTAGTTGGTAAAGGCGTAGTTCACCGTCAGCACGATAGGCAGCACCGTGAAGGCCGCCAGAAACACCAGCGACGGCACCAGGTAATACCAGCTCACCATCCAGGGAAAGAGCCGCGCGACCACCGGCATGCCCAGCAGCAGCGCCCCCACGGTGAACACCAGGATCAGGTAAGGAGGCGCTTCCGGGAAGAAGCGGGCGGTCAGGCCCGAGAGCAGCCAGCCAATCAGCACGGCCCCGCCCAGCAGCACGGCCAGAATCAGGATCGCCAGCAAAAAACCGCGCACGCCGTCCGGGGGAGCGGCGCTGCGCGGGCGGGAAGGAGCAGCGGTCAAGGTCATAGGGTAAGAGGCCTCCTCGCAAACAGGGGTGGGGCGGGTCAGAACCGCAGGCGACGCAGCAGGCAGGTGGTTTCCACCATACTCCTCCACGCGAGCGGCGGACGAGCCCGCTGCCCGTCCGCCGAAGTCCAGCAGAAGAGGAGAGGCGCGGTGCGGCTCGCCTCTCCTCTTCTGGAATTACTTGATGTTCTTGTTGATCTCTTGCACGGCCCGGTCAAGAATCTGGCTGTAGTTCTGGTTGGGCTTCTGCACGCTCTGGCCGATGGCATTGGTCCAGGGACCCCACACAGCACCCATCTCCACGACGTTCGGCATCGGGGTGCCCATGCTGATGGTCTTGCCGAAGCCGACGACCACCGGGTCACTCTTGAGCTTGGTGCGGGCCGAGAGGCTCACCGGGATGCGGCCACCCGCCTTGTTGAAGGACACCTGCGCGTCGCTCTTGACGATCTCGCGGGCGAACTGCGCCGCCGCCGCCTTGTTCTTGCTGTAGGCGTTGAGCATCACGCCCTGCACGCCCACGAAGGGGCTCCACTTGCCGCTCGCGCCGGGAGGGGTGGGGAAGGGGGCGATGCCGAAGTTGATGCCCGCCTTCTTGATGTCGCCCATGTTCCAGGGACCCGTGACGATCATGGCCGCCCGGCCGTCCAGGAAGGCGCTCTTGACGGCGTCACCCGTCACCCCCTCGGGAACGAGGTTGTACTTGTAGCGCAGGTCGTTCAGGAACGCGCTGGCCTTGTCGGCACCCGCGTTGGCCAGGCCCACGTCCTTGGGGTTCAGCGTGCCGCCCGTGTTCCTGAACACGTAGCCGCCGTAGGCGCTAATGATGCCGTAGTTGCTGTACGCCTCGCCGATGTCCGTCAGGAAGCCGAAGCGGCCGCTGCCGGTGTTCTTCTGGGCGACGCTGAGAAACTGCGACCAGGTGGTGGGGGCGTTGGGAACCAGCTTCTTGTTGTAGACCAGCGCCACCGACTCGGCAGACATGGGCATACCCATCAGCTTGCCCTTGTAGGTCATCGCCGAGAGGGCCGTCCGGTCAAAATCGCTGCGGCTGGTCACGTAGCGGTCCATGGAGTCAATCACGCCCGCCGCAGCAAGCTGCCCAAGGCGGTCTTGCGGCAGGGTCAGCACCAGATCCGGCCCCTGACCCTTGGGAGCGCTCTGGATGAGCTTGTCCGGAATCTGATCGAAGGGAACGCTGACAATCTGGATGTTGTGACCCGTCTTCTTCTTGAAGGCGTCGGCCTGGCTACGCAGCCAGGTCAGCTCGGGGCCACCAAAGTGAGTCCAGACCGTCAGGTTGGCCGCGCTGGCGCTTCCCAGCAGGGCGAGGGACAGAACCGTCAGAGCTTTTTTCATGGAATCTCCTGGGGAAGCTGGTGTCTGAACCGCTTCCAGCGGGGGAACGTGCGTTCGGGCCACCTGGGAGGTCGGGCAGAGCCGGGACAATTTTCAAACTTTGCTCCGGTGGCTGAGAATCAGTATAGGCAAGAAGGCCTAAGTTGACAAGGGTAGACTCAAGGTTGCGTTTTAACGCTCTGGTCAGAAGAAAATCACCTTTCTTGTACCGACTTCAAGGGCCGTGGTGACGGTGCAGTGGGGGTCATTTGGTCCTGACCGACCGGTCAGGGGTGGTGCTAGAGTGCGCCCATGACTGCCGCCCCCGCCCGCCCACGCGGCCCGCTCTCGCCCAAGCTGATCCTGTTCCTGACCATCTTCGTCGCCATGCTGGGCCTGAGCGTGCTGTTTCCCATCATCGCGCCGTTGGGGCGGGAACTCGGCCTCTCGGTGACGCAGATCGGCTGGTTCTCGACTGCCTACAGCCTCGCGCAGTTCGTCTTCTCGCCGATCTGGGGCAGCCGCAGCGAGCGGGTGGGACGCAAGCCGGTGCTGATTCTGGGATTGGTTGGCTTCTCGCTGAGCTTCGGGCTGTTCGGGGTGCTGGCGGTGCTGGGGGCGCAGGGGGTGCTGGCCGGGGGCCTGCTCTTCGTCCTGCTGGTGCTCTCGCGCGTGGTGGGCGGCGTGCTGTCGAGCGCGACCCTCCCCACCGCGCAGGCGATGATGGCCGACCTCAGCAGCGAGAAGGACCGCGCCGCCGCCATGGGGCTGATCGGTGCGGCGTTCGGGCTGGGCGTGGTGTTTGGTCCGGCGCTGGGAGCGGCCCTGTCAGGGTTCGGACTGACCACCCCCATCTTCTTCAGCGCGGGGTTGGGGCTGGTTACGGCGCTCGCCGCGTGGCGCACCCTCCCCGAGACGCGCCGGGCGGACGCGGCTCCGGCCCCGGCTGGGGAACGACGTGCCCTGTTGGGGCGGCCGGGCATCCTCCTCTTTCTGGCGGTGAGTGCGCTGTACACCCTGGCGAGCGTGGGCATGGAGCAGACCATCGCCTTTTACGTGCAGGACACCCTGCGCCTGACCCCGGAGGGTACGGCGCGGACGGTGGGGCTGATGCTCGCGGTCTTCGGGCTGCTCGCGGCGGCGGTGCAGGGCGGGGCCATGCGGCCCCTGAGCCGCAAGTTCGCGCCGGGACCCCTGATTTCGGTGGGGCTGCTGGTGATGGGAGCGGGCATGTTCCTGCTCCCGCTGGGACAGAGCTTCTGGCCCATCACGGCGGCGCTGGCGGTGATCGGGGTGGGCAGCGCGGTCCTCGGCCCCAGCCTGAGCGCGGCCCTCTCGCTGAGCGCGGGGGCGGGGCAGCAGGGTGCGGTGGCGGGATTGAACAGCAGCGCCCTTGCCCTGGGCCGGATGACCGGACCCCTGATCGGCACCGGGCTGTACCAGGGCGTCGGCCACGCGGCGCCCTACTTCCTGAGCGGCGGCATCCTCCTCGCCCTGCTGCTGTGGACCCTGATCGCCCGGCCCCAGGTCCGCCCGGCGCAGGGGGCGAAGATCTGATCCTGCCAGCCGGGACGGAGCGCACCCCCCAGCCCGCTCTATGCTGCCCCCCATGACGGCTCCGCGCCCCATCTTCAATCCGGCCCGAGCGCTGGCTGTTCGCGTCCTGATGCGCGTGCTGGCAGGCGAGACGTTCGCGGCCCCCGCGCTGGACAGTGCGCTGGCCGCTGCCCGGCTCCCGACCCGCGACGCAGGCCTCGCCACGCACATCGTCTACGGCACCCTGCGCCACGCGCCCACCCTAGAGGCCGCGCTGACACCCCTGCTGCGCGGCGAGACGCACCCCAAAACGAGGGCGTTGCTGCTGGCCGGGGCCTTCGAGAAGCTCGTGCTGGGCACGCCTCCCCACGCGGTCGTCAGCGAATACGTGGGGCTGGCGCGGGGGGCACGGCTGGCTCCGTCCGGCCTCGTGAACGCGGTGCTGCGGCGGATGGACCTTCCCCCCGTCACCGAGGAGACGCGCTTCGCCCTGCCCGGCTGGCTGATCCAGATGTTCCGGGCCGCTTACGGCGAGCGGGCCGAGGCGGTGATGGCCGACCTGCTGACGCCCCAACCGCTCTGGCTGAGCCTCTCGGAAGAGGGGGTCAGGGCGCTGGAAGCCGAGGGCAGCGCCGTGGAGCCGGGGCCGAACGGGGTGGACCGGGTCACGCTGGCGCGGCCCCTGCGCGAGAGTGGCGCCTATCAGCGGGGGCAGGCGCAGCCCATCAACCCAGCCAGCCTCGCGGTCGTGGACGCGCTGGGCGAGGTGGCGGGGGCGAGGGTGCTGGACCTCGCCGGGGGAGCGGGGATCAAGGCCGCCATGCTCGCGGCGCGGGGGGCGCAGGTCACCAGCGTGGACGTGGAGGGGCGCAAGCACGCCGCCGCCCGGCAGAATCTGGCGCGGCTGGGGCTGAGCGCCGACTTCGTGACCCACGACCTGACCGGGCCGCTGAGCCTGCCCCCCGCGCCCCTCGTGCTGCTGGACGCGCCCTGTACGGGGACGGGCACCCTCCGCGCCCACCCCGAGATCAAGCTGCGGCTGACCCCAGAGGCGATAGGGGAGATGGCGGCCCTCCAGAGCCGGATGCTGCCGAACGCCGCCGCGCTCGTGCAGCCGGGCGGTCTGCTGGTCTACAGCGTGTGCAGCGTCGCGCCGCAGGAGGGGGCAGAGGTCGTGGCCGACTTCCTCGCCGCACACCCGGAGTTCTCGCCCGAGCCGCTGCCCGATCTGGACTTGCCCACCGCCCCGGCCGGAGACGGCATGTTGACCGTCATGGAGGACGGTATAGACGGATTTTTCATCGCCCGGCTGCGGCGGAAGCCGTAGGAACCGTCCCAACACGAGAGGGAGGCGAGCGCGTTGGCACTCGCCTCCCTCTCGTGTTGGATTACTCCCGGTCTTACAGCCCTAGTGCGGCGTCCAGCGCCACCTCGATCATCCCGTTGAACGTCATCTGGCGCTCCTCGGCGGTCGTTTCCTCCCGCGTGACGAGGTGATCGGAGACGGTCAGGATGGTCAGCGCCCGGACCCCGTGTTTGGCGGCGAGGGTGTACAGCCCAGCGGCCTCCATCTCCACGCCCAGCACCCCGAAGTCGGCCCAGATTTTGTACTGGTCGAAATCGTCGTGGTAGAAGGTATCGCTCGACATGATGTTGCCGACGTGCGAGGTGAAGCCCCGCTCCTGCGCGATCTGGTAGGCCCGGAGCAGCAACCCGAAGTCCGCGATGGGCGCGTAGGTCTTGGCCCCGAAGCGGATGTTGTTGATGTTCGAATCGGTGCAGGCCGCCTGCGCGAGGATCAGGTCGCGCACATGCACGTGCGGCTGGTACGACCCGCAGGTGCCCACCCGGATCAGGTTCTTGCAGCCGTAGCCGGTGATCAGTTCGCTGACATAGATCATCGAACTGGCGATGCCCATGCCGGTGCCCTGCACGCTGACGCGCTGGCCCTTGTAGGTGCCGGTGTACCCGTGCATGCCGCGCACGGTGTTGTGCAGCTCGGGGTTTTCAAAAAACGTCTCCGCGATGTGCTGGGCGCGGAGGGGGTCGCCGGGGAGCAGCACGGTTTCGGCGATCTGGCCTTCTTTGGCGTTCAGGTGAACCGTCATCGGGGACAGGGTAACAGAGTCAGGTGCCCACCCACTCGGCCGCGAGCCACCCGGCATGGGGAAGGCCGCTGGCGAGAATGCCCTGCTGCACGGCCCGCACGTCGTAGGGCACGGTGCGGAAAGTGACCTGCCCGTCTGCACCGAGCAGCAGGTAACTGGCCTGGGCGAGGTTGACATAGCGGTCGCCTCGCCGCTCGTAGGGGAGGCCGATGCTTCCCGGATTGAGGAGAGTCCAGCCGTCCAAGGTTCGCAGCAGAGGCTTGTGGGTGTGGCCCCCGACCCAGATGGGGTGCTGCCCAGAGGCGGTCCGCAACGCTTCCAGCCGCGCGTCTGGAGTCTGTGCGCTCAGCGTCTCGTCGTCGCGCTCGGGGCTGCCGTGAAATCCCAGGAGGCCGGGCAGCTCCGCGACGGGAAGATAGGTTTCTACAAGGCGGCGGTCGGCTGGCGTGAGTTGAGCGTGTCCCCAGGCGTCAATCTCGTGCAATTTCTCCTCGTCCGGGAAGCCGCGTGGGGAAAAGGGTGAGACAGGCTCCAGCAGCATCCGGTCGGCATTGCCGCGCACCACGGGGCAGCCCAGCGCGGCGACCTCGGCCAGACAGTCACGCGGCCAGCCGCCGCCGAGGGCCACGTCTCCCAGACAGAGGAAAGCGTCGGCCCCCTGTGCCCGCATGTCGGTCAGAGCGGCGTGGAGGGCCGGGAGGTTGCCGTGGATATCCCCGAAGACGGCGAGGCGCATGGGTCAGGATAGCCAGGCCCACAGCAAAGGGGCCGAGGCGTTGATGCCCCGGCCCCCTCCCTCTGTCCTCAGACCATCTGCAACGGGCTGCTCAGCGCCGCCGCTTCCGGGTTGAAGCGCGGCAGCTCGGGCAGGTCCTGACCGTCTTCCCCGATCAGGCGGCCATACAGCATGTGCGGGGTGGCGTGTTCAATGCGGGCGCGGTAGAGGCCCGCCCCCGTCGCCCCGAGCGCCTTGGGCACCACCGTGGGGTGGTTGCCGCGCGTGTGACCCTCCAGAAAGCCCGAGTCGTGGGCGTCGCCGCGCAGCAGCAGTTCCTGAACGGTGCCCACCTTTTCCGCGTTCTTGCGGGCGCTCCATTCCTTCTGCCGCACGATCAGGCGCTGCAATCGCTCGGTCTTCAGCTCGCGCGGGAGGTCCTGAAAGTGTTTGTAGCTCGGCGTGCCGGGGCGCGGCGAGT
It includes:
- a CDS encoding ABC transporter permease subunit; amino-acid sequence: MTLTAAPSRPRSAAPPDGVRGFLLAILILAVLLGGAVLIGWLLSGLTARFFPEAPPYLILVFTVGALLLGMPVVARLFPWMVSWYYLVPSLVFLAAFTVLPIVLTVNYAFTNYSGQNSGNPDTGVRTEAALSPDRRTLTLAEIPEGDSLAEFLRCANPNCVGDTAVLYDEDASTPVRAQIASVEGRSVTLTAPVAETFQPVSVTRLNRYEFVGLANFREIFARASSALWPVFVWTVVFAFSTVVINAIAGLILGILLYNKRLKGRNIYRTLLFLPWAIPAVISVQMWKALLNQQFGIVNKSLGLLGIAAIPWLGDPLWAKISVLLVNLWLGFPYMMTATISALATINDDLYEAASIDGASRWQQIQNITLPLLRNSFTPILLSGFAFNFNNFGIIYLLTQGGPTQEGRDATAQSTDILLSWGYNTAFAASGGQNYALASAIALIVFFLTLAISLVNFKAAGVFEEARR
- a CDS encoding sugar ABC transporter substrate-binding protein, translating into MKKALTVLSLALLGSASAANLTVWTHFGGPELTWLRSQADAFKKKTGHNIQIVSVPFDQIPDKLIQSAPKGQGPDLVLTLPQDRLGQLAAAGVIDSMDRYVTSRSDFDRTALSAMTYKGKLMGMPMSAESVALVYNKKLVPNAPTTWSQFLSVAQKNTGSGRFGFLTDIGEAYSNYGIISAYGGYVFRNTGGTLNPKDVGLANAGADKASAFLNDLRYKYNLVPEGVTGDAVKSAFLDGRAAMIVTGPWNMGDIKKAGINFGIAPFPTPPGASGKWSPFVGVQGVMLNAYSKNKAAAAQFAREIVKSDAQVSFNKAGGRIPVSLSARTKLKSDPVVVGFGKTISMGTPMPNVVEMGAVWGPWTNAIGQSVQKPNQNYSQILDRAVQEINKNIK
- a CDS encoding sugar ABC transporter permease encodes the protein MTTAPRDQNLPPGGYVHKEPSFLRRALPWLALAALLVGFGVLAYYLVQSMQDRQRSFTIYFVENGWVRFLLFLLAASGVLALTSLIGQRIGQARTGRRISYLAVLGDQLTHLFLILVVLVAIYPLFYVLLAAFDPRNSLFAFPDFENPNILYRSGLLPNLDVLSLENFTRLFNGITLPGWQLLLAGIVGAALAAVLLFALAGRLGRENAGLSRARSWAMYALIGALALLVIFMTPAQFTGPDNESRFVLSVRNTMLVSGLTGVLAILLSTTSGYAMARLRFPGRFQMLLFYIFIQMFPVFLALVAVYALMVTLGLTNTFTGLILAYSGGAIAFNTWIFKGYVESLPESLEEAAMVDGATRWQTFLRVVLPLSGGMLAFIFLNQFIGTYAEFILANVLLTGVEKWTVGVMLLSFTQGQFSTQWGVFAAAATLGALPIVALFYGFQRYFVGGTVAGGVKE
- a CDS encoding metallophosphoesterase family protein, translating into MRLAVFGDIHGNLPALHAALTDMRAQGADAFLCLGDVALGGGWPRDCLAEVAALGCPVVRGNADRMLLEPVSPFSPRGFPDEEKLHEIDAWGHAQLTPADRRLVETYLPVAELPGLLGFHGSPERDDETLSAQTPDARLEALRTASGQHPIWVGGHTHKPLLRTLDGWTLLNPGSIGLPYERRGDRYVNLAQASYLLLGADGQVTFRTVPYDVRAVQQGILASGLPHAGWLAAEWVGT
- a CDS encoding MFS transporter, with product MTAAPARPRGPLSPKLILFLTIFVAMLGLSVLFPIIAPLGRELGLSVTQIGWFSTAYSLAQFVFSPIWGSRSERVGRKPVLILGLVGFSLSFGLFGVLAVLGAQGVLAGGLLFVLLVLSRVVGGVLSSATLPTAQAMMADLSSEKDRAAAMGLIGAAFGLGVVFGPALGAALSGFGLTTPIFFSAGLGLVTALAAWRTLPETRRADAAPAPAGERRALLGRPGILLFLAVSALYTLASVGMEQTIAFYVQDTLRLTPEGTARTVGLMLAVFGLLAAAVQGGAMRPLSRKFAPGPLISVGLLVMGAGMFLLPLGQSFWPITAALAVIGVGSAVLGPSLSAALSLSAGAGQQGAVAGLNSSALALGRMTGPLIGTGLYQGVGHAAPYFLSGGILLALLLWTLIARPQVRPAQGAKI
- a CDS encoding RsmB/NOP family class I SAM-dependent RNA methyltransferase, whose protein sequence is MTAPRPIFNPARALAVRVLMRVLAGETFAAPALDSALAAARLPTRDAGLATHIVYGTLRHAPTLEAALTPLLRGETHPKTRALLLAGAFEKLVLGTPPHAVVSEYVGLARGARLAPSGLVNAVLRRMDLPPVTEETRFALPGWLIQMFRAAYGERAEAVMADLLTPQPLWLSLSEEGVRALEAEGSAVEPGPNGVDRVTLARPLRESGAYQRGQAQPINPASLAVVDALGEVAGARVLDLAGGAGIKAAMLAARGAQVTSVDVEGRKHAAARQNLARLGLSADFVTHDLTGPLSLPPAPLVLLDAPCTGTGTLRAHPEIKLRLTPEAIGEMAALQSRMLPNAAALVQPGGLLVYSVCSVAPQEGAEVVADFLAAHPEFSPEPLPDLDLPTAPAGDGMLTVMEDGIDGFFIARLRRKP
- the deoD gene encoding purine-nucleoside phosphorylase, with the translated sequence MTVHLNAKEGQIAETVLLPGDPLRAQHIAETFFENPELHNTVRGMHGYTGTYKGQRVSVQGTGMGIASSMIYVSELITGYGCKNLIRVGTCGSYQPHVHVRDLILAQAACTDSNINNIRFGAKTYAPIADFGLLLRAYQIAQERGFTSHVGNIMSSDTFYHDDFDQYKIWADFGVLGVEMEAAGLYTLAAKHGVRALTILTVSDHLVTREETTAEERQMTFNGMIEVALDAALGL